The nucleotide sequence GAAGCTCCTGCGTTTGCTCACCCAGTCTTTTTCGTTGTGCCTGCGCATCACGCTGGGACTGAGTGACAATCGCCAGTTGATTTCCCAGCGTCGCAAGTTGCGTCTGAAAGCCTCGTTCCAGAGTAACTTCGACCGAGAGTGACTCGGATCCGGTTCGTCCAATGGAGCTGAGAATTTGTTCCATCAACCGAACGTGTTCATCTTGCTCTTGTTTCAAATGATGCCGGTCGCGGATCGCCTTCTGGCTCGAACCAGATTCGGCCATCAGTTTCGAAATCACATCGGACCGGCCGAGGAGATCGTCGGAGAGTGAGAGGGCAGCCAGCTCCTGCTCAGCAGTCCTGATCGACTGCGCTGCAGAACTCGCGTATCCCTCTCCCTCTTTCAGCAGGAGCAATGCGTTTTGACGCTTCGCCCCGAAATCAGAAGGAAGCCGAGGAACATCCTTCAGAGATGCCATTGATTCCTGAAGAGTGTCGTATTCTTTTGCGCGTGGAATTGCCTGTTGCCATCGCTGCAGTCGGCTCGATTCGGTTTCAAATTCCAGGAGTTTGGTCTGGAACTGATTAAGTTCAGCCTCGATCTGACATTTCAGGCGGTGGGCGTCTTCCCATTTCGAGAACGGAAGCTGGCGCACGCGGACGTCATCGTTCTTTTGTTGCCATTCACTGAGAAATACGTTCAGACGCTGTTTCTTGCCAAGGGGCTTAAAGATCTCGGCAGCTTCGTCTGTCAGTCGTTTTTTGACTGAGTTCAGGTCCATCACGCCGGAACCGGTTGCAAACAGAATTTCTCCCAGATCACCGGTGCCCACGGCGATCTGATGTCCACCCGCCGTCAGTTGCTCGTAGTCAATTCCATAACGCTGACGGAAGGTCTTCTCGTCAATTCCGCAAAGCATCTGATCCCATTGCAGGGGATCAATTACAGTGGTGTCGTCCGCAGCTCGAAGCGAGTCATTGCGTGACTTCCTTCGAATGATTTCAAGCTGCATTCCGGCTCGGTTGCAAACGATGCCGCCGACACGCAAGTTCGGTTTCTTGTGCACGAAATCGTCAGCAGTCCGTTCGTCGAAACCGAACAGAAGCTGGCGGATTGCCCGCAAGGTCGTGGTTTTACCCGCCTCGTTCGGGCCGAACACGAGATTGAAGCCTCGGTCCAGATTCAGTTGTACGTTCGTAAATTTTCCGAACGCCAGCAGATCGAGTCTTGAAAACCACATGCGGATTCCGCCCTTCTCCGTCCTGCCCGTTGCATGCCTACTGAGACTGCCACAACTGCGTGAGCAACTTATGTCTCACTTCATAACACGCGGGATTCCCACAACATGGATTGCTGCCCACGACGTGTCATGGCAGTTGCGATTCCTCTCATGCAGTCGGACAACGGAATCAACCACCTGCCTGGCTGGCAGCGGTAACCGCCTGCGCCGCAGCAAGAATCGTCGCGTGCAAAGCTCCGTTCGTGACGATCACCCCGCGATTCTCTCGAAGCTCACGCCCTTTAGAGAAATCGAGCGGCTTGCCTTGCAGGTCTGACACTGTACCGCCCGCTTCCTGGACGATCAGAACACCACCAGCATGGTCCCAGATTTTTTCAAAGTAACCGGTCTTTGCGGGGAGTCGCAAATAAATGTCGGCTTCGCCTCCGGCAACGAGGGCATACTTTGCCTGGCTGTCGATCCGAACAGGCGACGCGGTGATTCCAAGTTGACTGGCGATCTGAGCGGATTCGTTGTGTGAGCTATGACCTGATTCATACGATTCGCAGAACCGTGCAGCAGTCGAATCGGTGGTCTTTGTAACGTGGATTTGCCTGACTTCTGCTGACTCGTTCAATTGCGTTGCAAAAGCTCCGACACCTGCGACCGCATAATACAGGGAATCACCAGAATCATTGGTTGTTCCCAGGTTCGGACATCCCAGGATCCCGACTTTCAGTTGACCATCGATGATCAGCGCCAGCGAGATGGCGTACTGCTCTTTACGCAGGAATCCCTTTGTTCCATCGATGGGGTCGAGTGTCCACTGGCGAGGGGCGAATTCCTTTGAACCACCTCGGTCGATCCAGTCAC is from Schlesneria sp. DSM 10557 and encodes:
- a CDS encoding 3'(2'),5'-bisphosphate nucleotidase, with product MSHPYEDELRVGLAVVRSAARICQVVQSAITPEVLDKKDNSPVTVADFASQAVICHGLSQSFPADPIIAEEDSMALHQEENEGFLREIHALINAHYQTATQNEICDWIDRGGSKEFAPRQWTLDPIDGTKGFLRKEQYAISLALIIDGQLKVGILGCPNLGTTNDSGDSLYYAVAGVGAFATQLNESAEVRQIHVTKTTDSTAARFCESYESGHSSHNESAQIASQLGITASPVRIDSQAKYALVAGGEADIYLRLPAKTGYFEKIWDHAGGVLIVQEAGGTVSDLQGKPLDFSKGRELRENRGVIVTNGALHATILAAAQAVTAASQAGG